In Bordetella holmesii ATCC 51541, the following proteins share a genomic window:
- a CDS encoding oligopeptide/dipeptide ABC transporter, ATP-binding, C-terminal domain protein gives MDSPLLSLQGLEMRFERKVDLAGRIANCFGAGLKNQVVQAVAGVDLDVGAGEVIGIVGESGCGKSTLGRMVAGILPPTAGSIRYRGEDVARLNAPSRRRYELAVQMIFQDPYASLNPRMRVTDIIGEAPVAHGLVRRAERDAYVAGLMRQVGLDPTYAQRYPHQFSGGQRQRIGIARALALQPTIIVCDEAVAALDVSIQAQVINLFEQLRRELGLTYLFISHNLGVVAYISDRVAIMYLGCIVELASTERIFGQANHPYTQALLRELPTLDTARREYRPIQGELPSPLAPPQGCAFHPRCPNALPLCRQQRPVLREISPGHWSACHLNGVP, from the coding sequence GTGGATAGTCCCTTGTTGTCGTTGCAGGGTCTGGAGATGCGTTTTGAACGCAAGGTGGATCTTGCCGGCCGTATCGCCAATTGTTTTGGCGCCGGCTTGAAGAATCAGGTCGTGCAGGCGGTCGCCGGCGTGGATCTCGATGTGGGCGCGGGAGAGGTCATCGGCATCGTCGGAGAGTCTGGCTGTGGAAAATCCACGCTGGGCCGCATGGTGGCGGGTATTTTGCCGCCGACGGCGGGAAGCATCCGATACCGGGGAGAAGACGTCGCGCGGCTGAACGCGCCTTCACGTCGCCGTTATGAGCTGGCCGTACAGATGATCTTCCAGGATCCCTACGCTTCGCTTAATCCGCGTATGCGCGTGACCGATATCATCGGCGAAGCGCCGGTGGCCCATGGCCTTGTCCGGCGCGCCGAGCGCGATGCGTATGTGGCCGGGTTGATGCGCCAGGTTGGGCTGGATCCGACTTATGCACAGCGTTATCCGCATCAGTTCTCCGGTGGGCAGCGTCAGCGGATCGGGATCGCGCGTGCACTCGCCTTGCAGCCGACGATCATTGTCTGCGACGAGGCCGTCGCGGCACTGGATGTCTCCATTCAGGCTCAAGTGATCAATCTGTTCGAACAGTTGCGCCGCGAACTGGGGCTCACCTATCTGTTCATCAGCCACAATCTGGGCGTGGTGGCTTATATCTCGGATCGCGTGGCCATCATGTATCTGGGGTGCATCGTCGAGCTGGCCAGCACGGAACGTATTTTCGGCCAGGCCAATCATCCCTATACACAGGCATTGCTGCGCGAGTTACCAACCTTGGACACCGCGCGGCGCGAGTACCGGCCCATACAGGGTGAGCTGCCTTCACCATTGGCGCCTCCTCAGGGATGCGCCTTTCATCCTCGGTGCCCGAACGC
- a CDS encoding oligopeptide/dipeptide ABC transporter, ATP-binding, C-terminal domain protein, with amino-acid sequence MHTAPVLEVENLKTQFFTRAGVVKAVDGVDLHLQQGEILGLVGESGSGKSITGFSLMGLLDEPGRVVEGAIRLEGEDLRQADARRWRALRGSEMAMIFQDPMMTLNPVLRVDTQMVEAVQAHHDVSRSKAMARALEVLTMVGIPSPRERLRTYPHELSGGMRQRVAIAIALLNSPRVIIADEPTTALDVTIQAQILYEVRRLCRETGTALIWITHDLAVVAGLADRIAVMYAGRIVETGSTEDVIEHALHPYTQGLMASIPSARLRGQPLAQIPGMTPSLLNLPEGCAFRQRCPRATEACLREPQLQSLQPGHEVRCWHAGPA; translated from the coding sequence ATGCATACCGCGCCTGTACTGGAAGTAGAGAATCTGAAGACGCAATTTTTCACGCGTGCCGGAGTGGTCAAGGCTGTCGACGGCGTGGATCTGCATCTGCAACAAGGCGAGATACTGGGGCTGGTTGGAGAGTCGGGTTCGGGCAAGAGCATCACGGGCTTTTCGTTGATGGGCTTGCTCGACGAGCCGGGTCGAGTGGTCGAGGGCGCCATACGGCTGGAGGGTGAGGATTTGCGCCAGGCCGACGCCAGGCGTTGGCGTGCCCTTCGAGGTTCTGAGATGGCCATGATTTTCCAGGACCCGATGATGACGCTCAACCCCGTGTTGCGGGTGGATACCCAGATGGTCGAGGCTGTGCAGGCGCACCACGATGTCAGCCGTTCGAAGGCCATGGCGCGGGCGCTGGAGGTCCTGACCATGGTGGGAATTCCTTCTCCTCGCGAACGGTTGCGGACCTATCCACATGAGCTCTCCGGTGGCATGCGTCAACGCGTTGCCATTGCCATCGCGCTGTTGAATTCGCCGCGAGTGATCATTGCCGATGAGCCCACCACGGCGCTGGATGTGACTATTCAGGCGCAGATCCTGTACGAGGTCAGACGCTTGTGCCGCGAGACTGGTACGGCACTGATCTGGATCACCCATGATCTGGCCGTCGTGGCGGGCCTGGCAGACCGCATCGCGGTCATGTATGCGGGGCGCATCGTCGAGACAGGTTCCACCGAAGACGTCATCGAGCATGCGCTGCACCCTTATACCCAGGGTTTGATGGCCAGTATTCCGAGCGCGCGCTTGCGCGGCCAGCCTTTGGCACAGATACCGGGCATGACGCCGTCTTTACTCAATCTGCCCGAAGGGTGTGCGTTTCGCCAGCGCTGTCCCCGGGCCACCGAGGCCTGTCTGCGCGAACCGCAATTACAGTCGTTGCAGCCTGGGCATGAGGTGCGGTGCTGGCATGCGGGGCCGGCATGA
- a CDS encoding N-terminal TM domain of oligopeptide transport permease C family protein encodes MSSSSSALARPLTPSRRFISDFFASKLAVLGLVMLIIMIGAAIFAPWIAPQDPFDIGGLDILDSKLPPGSASGDGGMIYWLGTDGQARDMFSAIVYGMRTSLLVGAVSVAAAFVIGAAVGLVAAYFGGRIDALLMRLVDIQLSFPAILVALILLAILGKGVDKVIIALVVVQWAYFARAARGAALVERGKEYVEAARCMSLSWTRVLFRHVLPNCMPPLIVIATIDLAHAIALEATLSFLGVGVPVTEPSLGMLIANGFEYLLSGTYWISFFPGIALALLIIAINLVGDHLRDVLNPRNQT; translated from the coding sequence ATGAGCAGCTCCTCTTCCGCGCTGGCACGGCCGCTGACGCCGTCACGCCGTTTCATAAGCGACTTTTTTGCCAGCAAGCTGGCGGTGCTGGGCCTGGTGATGTTGATCATCATGATCGGAGCGGCCATCTTCGCCCCCTGGATCGCGCCCCAAGATCCTTTCGATATTGGCGGCCTCGATATCCTGGACTCGAAACTGCCGCCAGGCAGTGCCAGCGGAGATGGCGGCATGATCTATTGGTTGGGCACCGATGGGCAGGCGCGAGATATGTTCTCGGCCATCGTGTATGGCATGCGGACCAGCCTGCTGGTCGGTGCGGTGTCGGTGGCCGCGGCGTTTGTGATTGGCGCGGCAGTCGGTTTGGTCGCCGCGTATTTTGGCGGACGCATCGATGCCTTGCTCATGCGCCTTGTGGATATCCAGTTGTCTTTTCCGGCCATTCTCGTGGCGTTGATTCTGCTGGCGATCCTGGGAAAAGGTGTGGATAAGGTCATCATCGCACTGGTCGTCGTGCAATGGGCGTACTTCGCACGTGCGGCGCGCGGCGCGGCACTGGTCGAGCGTGGCAAAGAATATGTAGAAGCGGCGCGCTGCATGTCGCTGAGCTGGACACGAGTGCTGTTTCGCCATGTGCTGCCCAACTGCATGCCGCCCCTGATTGTCATCGCGACCATCGATCTGGCGCATGCCATTGCCTTGGAGGCCACGTTGTCTTTTCTCGGGGTGGGCGTGCCGGTCACAGAGCCTTCGCTGGGCATGTTGATCGCCAACGGATTCGAATACCTGTTGTCGGGGACTTATTGGATTTCGTTTTTCCCCGGTATTGCTCTGGCGTTGCTGATCATCGCGATCAACTTGGTCGGCGATCATCTGCGCGATGTGCTCAACCCGCGCAATCAGACTTAG
- a CDS encoding binding--dependent transport system inner membrane component family protein codes for MMLVMSAVVFAGIYMVGDPVSMLASPEATEAQRGAIRAALGLDQPLWRQYLIFIGQAVQGNFGNSFLTGEPAMRLILQRMPATMELAVVAMTLSVVIGVPLGILAGLRPRSLGARAIMTGSVLGFSLPNFWVGLMLIMVFAVSLGWLPASGRGATVSVAGIPLSVLTLNGWMAIILPASTIALAKCALIVRVTRAATRESLPQDYIKFARAKGLSEKRVLGVHLLKNILIPIVTIAGLELGQVVAFAVVTETVFSWPGMGKLLIDSIITLDRPVVVAYLMLIVFFLVMLNLVVDIIYTVLDPRVRLEARR; via the coding sequence GTGATGCTGGTCATGTCGGCAGTGGTCTTTGCCGGCATCTACATGGTGGGCGACCCGGTCTCGATGCTGGCCAGCCCTGAAGCCACGGAGGCGCAACGCGGCGCCATCCGCGCTGCTTTGGGTCTGGACCAGCCGCTGTGGCGACAGTATCTGATTTTTATCGGCCAGGCCGTGCAAGGCAACTTCGGCAACAGTTTCCTGACCGGCGAGCCTGCCATGCGGCTGATTCTGCAGCGCATGCCCGCCACGATGGAGTTGGCGGTGGTGGCCATGACGCTGTCGGTAGTGATCGGCGTACCCTTGGGCATCCTGGCGGGCTTGCGGCCGAGATCGCTGGGCGCGCGGGCCATCATGACCGGATCCGTGTTGGGATTTTCGCTGCCCAATTTCTGGGTAGGGTTGATGCTCATCATGGTGTTCGCCGTCAGCCTGGGTTGGTTGCCAGCCAGCGGCCGCGGCGCCACCGTGAGCGTGGCGGGCATTCCGCTGAGCGTGTTGACGCTCAATGGATGGATGGCCATCATTTTGCCGGCCAGCACTATCGCACTGGCCAAATGTGCGCTCATCGTACGGGTCACGCGCGCGGCCACACGTGAGAGCTTGCCGCAGGACTACATCAAGTTCGCTCGCGCCAAAGGCCTGTCGGAAAAGCGAGTGCTGGGCGTGCATTTGCTCAAGAACATTCTTATCCCCATTGTGACCATCGCGGGGCTGGAACTGGGGCAGGTGGTGGCGTTCGCCGTCGTGACCGAAACCGTTTTCTCGTGGCCCGGCATGGGCAAGTTGTTGATTGACTCGATCATCACGCTGGATCGACCGGTGGTGGTGGCCTATCTGATGTTGATCGTGTTCTTTCTGGTCATGCTCAACCTGGTGGTGGACATCATCTACACCGTGCTTGATCCTCGCGTGCGTCTGGAGGCCCGCCGATGA
- a CDS encoding bacterial extracellular solute-binding s, 5 Middle family protein, which produces MACRFSRSLSCGAAAVLLAFCTQASARDLVIALKTEPSSMDPQYHALTPNTQISGTLFNALVETDEKLQPQPGLAESWTVDGKVWTFKLRPGVKFSDGSPFTAEDVVFSFDRIPKVPNSPSPFTLYLGAVAKTEALDPMTVRITTKELAPNLLVNLAQLPIMSKKAASGPAPEGKTTTELNGGDGLVGTGPYKFESWKRGAELVFSRNDNYWGPKPAWDKVVYRPMTNAAARVAALLAGDVDLIEDPPTDDLPKLKSNKKLHVEETPSVRVVYVALDQFAEPSPGVKGTDKNPMKDKRVREALSLALNRDAIVERVMGGVAKPAGNLLPYPMFGASKEHAQAPKADVEKAKALLKEAGYPNGFEITLGAPSGRYVNDAKVAQAIASMWTRIGVKTNVDALAPPVFFKARDSYALSAYLAGWSVTSGEMSNALASLLVTRNPEAGLGTTNRSRYSNPDMDKLVIEASGTMDDGKRAELLQKASNLAMDDYAMLPVHFELSVWAMKDDVRYKGRPDQTTLAQNATPKP; this is translated from the coding sequence ATGGCATGTCGATTTTCGCGTAGTTTGAGCTGTGGCGCGGCGGCAGTTTTGCTCGCATTCTGTACGCAGGCTTCAGCGCGTGACCTCGTCATCGCGTTGAAGACCGAACCCAGTTCGATGGATCCGCAGTACCACGCACTCACGCCCAACACCCAGATTTCCGGGACGTTGTTCAATGCCCTGGTCGAAACGGACGAGAAGTTGCAGCCGCAGCCGGGATTGGCCGAATCGTGGACGGTCGATGGCAAGGTGTGGACGTTCAAGCTGCGGCCCGGTGTGAAGTTCTCCGACGGGTCGCCTTTTACGGCCGAGGATGTGGTCTTCAGTTTCGACCGTATTCCCAAGGTTCCCAACAGCCCTTCGCCGTTTACCCTCTATCTTGGCGCGGTGGCCAAGACCGAGGCCCTGGACCCGATGACGGTGCGCATCACCACCAAGGAGCTTGCGCCGAACCTGCTGGTCAATTTGGCGCAATTGCCCATCATGTCCAAGAAGGCCGCTTCGGGGCCTGCTCCCGAAGGAAAGACGACGACCGAACTCAACGGTGGTGATGGCCTGGTGGGAACGGGGCCGTATAAATTCGAGTCCTGGAAGCGTGGCGCCGAATTGGTGTTTTCGCGCAACGACAACTATTGGGGACCCAAGCCTGCCTGGGACAAGGTGGTTTATCGCCCCATGACCAATGCAGCGGCACGGGTTGCGGCGCTTCTGGCCGGCGACGTGGATCTGATCGAGGATCCTCCGACCGATGATCTGCCCAAGCTCAAGAGCAATAAGAAGCTCCATGTTGAAGAAACGCCTTCGGTACGAGTGGTCTACGTGGCGTTGGACCAATTTGCCGAACCCAGCCCAGGGGTCAAGGGCACGGACAAGAACCCCATGAAGGACAAACGGGTGCGCGAGGCATTGTCGCTGGCGTTGAACCGCGATGCCATTGTCGAGCGTGTCATGGGTGGAGTGGCCAAGCCTGCGGGTAATCTGCTGCCCTACCCTATGTTCGGCGCATCCAAAGAACATGCCCAGGCTCCTAAAGCGGATGTGGAGAAGGCCAAGGCATTGCTCAAGGAGGCGGGCTATCCGAATGGGTTTGAGATCACACTGGGTGCGCCCTCGGGCCGCTATGTCAACGACGCCAAGGTCGCTCAGGCCATTGCCTCGATGTGGACACGTATCGGGGTAAAGACCAATGTGGATGCACTGGCGCCCCCGGTGTTCTTCAAGGCCCGCGACAGCTACGCGTTAAGCGCCTACCTGGCAGGCTGGTCGGTGACCAGTGGTGAGATGTCCAATGCGCTGGCCTCGTTGCTGGTGACACGTAACCCGGAGGCCGGTCTGGGCACGACCAATCGCAGCCGTTACTCGAACCCGGACATGGACAAGCTCGTGATCGAGGCCTCCGGCACGATGGACGATGGCAAGCGCGCCGAGCTGCTGCAAAAGGCCAGCAATCTGGCCATGGACGATTACGCCATGCTGCCGGTGCATTTCGAATTGTCGGTCTGGGCCATGAAGGACGATGTGCGCTACAAGGGGCGGCCGGATCAGACGACATTGGCGCAGAACGCGACGCCTAAGCCGTAA
- the trmE gene encoding tRNA modification GTPase TrmE, with translation MSNAFPIAAIATAPGRGGIGVVRVSGPSLHTYVRALLGRELAPRHAHYLPFTDAHGQAIDEGIAIYFRGPSSYTGEDVLELQGHGGPAVLKRLLARCLEAGRDIGLRLAEPGEFTRRAFLNDRIDLAQAEAVADLIDASSEAAARGAMASLSGEFSQRVTALADRIVHLRMLVEATLDFPEEEIDFLEKYQARPTLDGLRTDLDTLIVQARQGVILREGLHVVLAGQPNVGKSSLLNALAGDDVAIVTPIAGTTRDKVVQEIHIDGVPLHIVDTAGLRDTEDTVESIGIARSWKEIERADVILHLQDASAPGDILDAEITARLPARTPVLTVLNKIDLLTLPAELRADQIGISAKQGLGLDALRARLLRLAGWNPGAESPWLARERHLHALQAAHEHLDIAALHASHDDRVLDLFAEELRLAHDSLSSITGRFTSDDLLGEIFSSFCIGK, from the coding sequence ATGAGCAATGCTTTTCCCATCGCCGCCATCGCCACCGCTCCTGGCCGCGGTGGCATCGGCGTGGTGCGTGTCTCCGGCCCCAGCCTGCACACCTATGTCCGCGCGCTGCTGGGCCGCGAACTCGCACCACGCCATGCGCACTACCTGCCATTTACCGACGCGCATGGACAAGCCATCGACGAAGGCATAGCCATCTATTTCCGAGGCCCGAGCTCCTACACCGGCGAAGACGTGCTCGAGTTGCAGGGCCATGGCGGCCCGGCCGTGCTCAAACGCCTGTTGGCACGCTGTCTGGAAGCCGGTCGCGACATCGGTCTGCGTCTGGCCGAACCGGGCGAGTTCACACGCCGTGCCTTTCTGAATGACCGCATCGACCTGGCCCAGGCCGAAGCCGTTGCCGACCTCATCGACGCCTCTTCCGAAGCCGCGGCGCGCGGCGCGATGGCTTCGCTGTCAGGCGAGTTTTCCCAACGTGTCACGGCCCTGGCCGACCGTATCGTTCATCTGCGCATGCTGGTCGAAGCCACTCTGGATTTTCCCGAAGAAGAAATCGACTTCCTCGAAAAGTATCAGGCCCGCCCGACCCTGGACGGCCTGCGCACCGACCTCGACACGCTCATTGTTCAGGCCCGTCAGGGCGTCATCCTGCGTGAGGGTCTGCATGTCGTGCTGGCCGGCCAACCCAACGTGGGCAAAAGCAGTCTGCTCAATGCGCTGGCCGGCGACGACGTCGCCATCGTCACTCCCATCGCCGGGACTACACGTGACAAGGTCGTGCAGGAAATCCACATTGACGGCGTACCGCTGCATATTGTCGATACGGCGGGTTTGCGCGACACCGAGGACACGGTCGAGAGCATAGGCATTGCGCGCAGCTGGAAAGAAATCGAACGCGCCGACGTCATTCTGCATCTGCAGGACGCCAGCGCCCCCGGCGACATCCTCGATGCCGAGATCACCGCGCGCCTGCCTGCGCGCACGCCAGTGCTTACGGTCTTGAACAAGATAGACCTGTTGACCTTGCCTGCGGAACTGCGTGCCGACCAGATCGGCATCTCCGCCAAGCAAGGATTGGGTCTGGATGCACTGCGCGCGCGACTGCTGCGGCTGGCCGGCTGGAACCCCGGCGCAGAATCCCCCTGGCTGGCTCGCGAACGTCACCTGCATGCTTTGCAGGCCGCGCACGAGCATCTGGACATTGCCGCCCTGCACGCCAGCCACGACGACCGTGTACTGGATCTGTTTGCCGAAGAGCTGCGTTTAGCGCATGACAGCCTGTCGAGCATTACGGGCCGGTTTACCAGCGACGATCTGCTGGGCGAGATTTTCTCCAGTTTCTGCATCGGGAAGTAA
- a CDS encoding prolyl oligopeptidase family protein, translating to MNAPDTPQDPFLFLESLDSRKAEQWVSTQNARTLEHLDQDPSIAALTERLVDIYDSPDRIVTCSRHGDWAYNTWTDAEHPLGLVRRAPWQDWLAGTAVWETVLDVDALAINSTHSDGTRWTLADFDLRYPDGERALVALAPDGSDACIIREFDVATRSFVPDGFQLLQPGQNSMDWIDRDTVYVGWDDSADNDKAQLTDAGHPRFVRRWRRGTPLDQAPIALECASTDISVHAWYDYELKRHLAVRYLSMWSTDWLWLDEAAGQWRRYDVPADAEISEWHEWMFIHLRSEWKTAGGNYASGSLLAIERERFLAADMRADVLFHAGPRPVLADLDFTLNYLILTERHDCVTHLRRLKPGATGWQSEPIVTPADSAVTMTAIDSLRDDSVLVHVDHFLQPTALYHAQASDVSPNDWHLLARLPPQFDTTGMRAELRYADAADGTQIPYWLIGRLSAQPQPCLLYGYGGFEEALDEPAYLATAGASWLEAGGLYAIACIRGGGEFGPAWHQAALREKRQVAFDDFIAVAQALTDTGATTAQQLAISGASNGGLLVAACMVQRPELFAAVLCAVPVLDMLRFHRLLQGATWIDEYGDPDDAKARGWLLAYSPYHQVKAGVKYPAVLFTTSTSDDRVHPAHARKMAARMQAQGHDRVWYLERRDGGHGAGVEARSIAHAEALETCFLWRSVTQ from the coding sequence TTGAACGCACCGGATACGCCCCAAGATCCTTTTCTTTTCCTGGAGTCGCTGGACAGTCGTAAGGCAGAACAGTGGGTCAGCACGCAGAACGCGCGTACCCTTGAACACCTTGACCAGGATCCCTCCATCGCCGCGCTGACCGAGCGCCTGGTGGACATCTATGATTCTCCGGATCGCATCGTGACGTGCTCGCGGCACGGCGATTGGGCCTATAACACCTGGACGGATGCTGAACATCCACTCGGCCTTGTGCGACGCGCGCCATGGCAGGACTGGCTTGCCGGTACGGCCGTGTGGGAAACCGTGCTCGATGTGGATGCGTTAGCCATCAATAGCACCCATTCTGACGGAACACGCTGGACGCTGGCGGATTTTGATCTGCGCTACCCTGATGGCGAACGCGCGTTGGTCGCACTTGCTCCGGACGGCTCGGATGCTTGCATCATTCGTGAATTCGATGTGGCAACGCGCAGCTTCGTGCCCGATGGTTTCCAGCTATTGCAGCCCGGTCAAAACAGCATGGACTGGATCGATCGCGACACCGTCTATGTGGGATGGGACGATAGTGCCGATAACGACAAGGCGCAGCTCACCGATGCCGGTCATCCGCGTTTTGTACGCCGCTGGCGGCGCGGCACGCCGCTGGATCAGGCGCCCATCGCGTTAGAGTGTGCCAGCACCGACATTTCGGTTCATGCTTGGTATGACTATGAGCTGAAACGCCATCTCGCCGTGCGTTATCTCAGCATGTGGAGTACCGACTGGCTATGGCTGGATGAAGCTGCCGGCCAATGGCGTCGGTATGACGTTCCGGCCGACGCGGAGATAAGCGAGTGGCATGAGTGGATGTTCATCCATCTGCGATCCGAATGGAAAACTGCCGGCGGCAACTATGCCAGCGGCAGTTTGCTGGCCATCGAACGTGAACGCTTTCTGGCGGCCGATATGCGCGCGGACGTGTTGTTTCATGCAGGCCCACGCCCCGTACTGGCCGACTTGGACTTCACGCTCAATTACCTCATCCTCACCGAGCGCCACGATTGCGTCACGCACTTGCGCCGCCTGAAACCCGGCGCGACAGGCTGGCAATCCGAACCCATCGTCACGCCCGCGGACAGCGCGGTGACCATGACAGCGATAGACAGCCTGCGTGATGACTCCGTGCTGGTGCATGTCGACCATTTTCTGCAACCCACTGCCCTCTATCATGCCCAGGCCAGTGATGTCAGTCCCAATGACTGGCACTTATTGGCACGCCTGCCGCCACAGTTTGATACCACGGGCATGCGCGCCGAATTGCGCTACGCCGACGCCGCCGACGGCACGCAGATTCCCTATTGGTTGATCGGCCGCCTGTCTGCGCAGCCACAGCCTTGCCTGCTCTACGGTTACGGCGGTTTCGAAGAGGCGCTGGACGAGCCCGCCTATCTGGCCACAGCCGGCGCCAGTTGGCTGGAGGCGGGCGGCCTTTATGCCATTGCCTGCATCCGCGGCGGCGGTGAGTTCGGGCCAGCCTGGCATCAGGCCGCCCTGCGCGAAAAACGTCAGGTTGCCTTCGACGACTTCATCGCCGTGGCGCAGGCTCTGACGGATACCGGAGCCACCACCGCGCAGCAGCTTGCCATCAGTGGTGCAAGCAATGGCGGTCTGCTGGTGGCCGCATGCATGGTGCAACGTCCCGAACTCTTCGCAGCGGTGCTGTGCGCAGTACCGGTACTGGACATGCTGCGCTTTCATCGACTTCTGCAAGGCGCCACCTGGATCGATGAGTATGGCGACCCGGATGATGCCAAGGCGCGCGGCTGGTTGCTGGCGTATTCGCCTTATCATCAAGTCAAAGCGGGCGTGAAATACCCCGCCGTGCTTTTTACGACGTCAACCTCTGATGACCGAGTGCACCCGGCTCATGCCCGCAAGATGGCCGCCAGAATGCAGGCGCAAGGCCATGACCGGGTTTGGTACCTGGAACGCCGCGATGGCGGCCACGGCGCCGGTGTCGAGGCGCGCAGCATTGCGCACGCCGAAGCGCTGGAAACCTGCTTTCTGTGGAGATCCGTCACACAATGA
- a CDS encoding bacterial regulatory helix-turn-helix, lysR family protein — protein MSLHAAEILHRLASRLKMRHLRLLLLIRQHGSLTRVAQHMATSQPAVTSALAEIESMFGAPLFTRSARGMVPTALGDIALARAQTMLQDLDHLARDMEAAASGHAAHINVGVIPFVSGQLISSAIARALPGGRRLTVTVHEATSDVLLGLLQEHALDAVLARAAARPMRDMLQFEVLYRQRPRLVASRRLAARLARGRVDWEDLAGLDWILGTAQTPMRDQVAALFLGQGLAPPKPVVETNSSKLIGEMVAASERAVSALPADIADELVRIAGVAIVPFSFEWALPPIALFTRKDSQAREVDGLFAQALRDVCRQIYGSAT, from the coding sequence GTGTCGTTGCATGCGGCGGAAATTCTGCACCGCCTGGCCTCGCGGCTTAAAATGCGCCATCTGCGCCTATTGCTGCTCATCCGCCAGCATGGATCGTTGACTCGGGTCGCACAACACATGGCGACCAGTCAGCCCGCAGTGACCAGTGCGCTGGCCGAGATCGAGTCCATGTTCGGCGCGCCGCTGTTTACCCGTTCGGCGCGGGGAATGGTGCCAACGGCGTTGGGGGATATTGCACTGGCCCGGGCTCAGACGATGTTGCAGGACCTGGATCATCTGGCCCGCGACATGGAGGCTGCTGCCAGTGGCCACGCCGCCCACATAAACGTGGGGGTCATTCCCTTTGTTTCGGGACAATTGATTTCGTCCGCCATTGCGCGCGCGCTGCCGGGTGGCAGGCGTTTGACGGTGACGGTGCACGAGGCGACCAGCGATGTCCTGCTCGGACTGCTGCAGGAACATGCCCTGGACGCGGTGCTGGCCCGGGCCGCGGCGCGGCCTATGCGGGATATGCTGCAGTTCGAAGTGCTGTACCGGCAACGGCCGCGATTGGTGGCGAGCCGCCGTCTGGCGGCCCGGTTGGCGCGTGGTCGGGTTGATTGGGAGGATCTGGCCGGACTGGATTGGATATTGGGCACCGCGCAGACGCCTATGCGCGATCAGGTGGCGGCGCTTTTTCTTGGCCAAGGGTTGGCTCCACCCAAGCCGGTGGTGGAAACCAACTCTTCCAAACTCATCGGGGAGATGGTGGCCGCTAGCGAGCGCGCGGTTTCTGCCCTGCCGGCAGATATCGCCGACGAGCTCGTGCGCATCGCCGGCGTGGCCATCGTGCCTTTCAGCTTTGAATGGGCACTGCCGCCGATCGCACTTTTCACGCGTAAAGACAGTCAGGCCCGAGAGGTGGATGGCCTGTTTGCCCAGGCCTTGCGCGATGTATGCCGTCAGATATATGGCAGCGCGACCTGA